The genomic DNA ATAAAACGCCACTCACAACAATATTTCAAATCCCAGAAAAATCCCTTTAATTTGCAACCGCAAAACAATAACACTCGTGCAAAAAGTAACCCTAGCCGAAGAAGAATTGGTAGCCCTGCTAAAACAGGGAGGCCGCGAGGGTTACGATTATTTGTACAAGCACTATTCAGCCACACTCTACGGTATTGTTTTGCGTATTTTGCCTCACGAGGACCAAGCCCGCGATGCCCTGCAAGATACTTTTATTAAAATTTGGAAAAACATTAGTCAGTACGATGCCACTAAGGGCCGCCTCTATACCTGGATGGCCAATGTAGCACGCAATGTGGCTATCGATACGCTAAGGAGCAAGGCACATCAGAACTTCCAAAAAAACCAAAACATCGAAGACTCCGTACATACACTCGACACACTTAATAGCAACCAACCCAAGGTGGAGCTGATAGGAGTGAGGGACTTAGTAAAAGAACTCAAAAAAGACCAACGCGAACTTATTAACTTAGTTTACTTCGGAGGCTATACGCAAGAAGAAGCCGCTAAAGAAATAGGCATTCCCTTGGGCACCGTCAAAACCCGTATACGGGCAGCCATGCTCACTTTGCGAAACATATTTACACAAAAAGAACAATACAATTGAATATAACTAACTACATATCGTCAGGCTACATAGAGGGTTACCTCTTTGGCATGCTTACGCCCGATGAGGTGTTGCAGTTTGATACATTGTTGAAACAATCGCCCGTGCTTAAAGCCGAGTATGAAAGAGTGCAACAATCGCTGCAAGGTTATGTAGAAGCTCATGCTGTAGTACCTCCTGCAAATATGCAAGAGCAAATATGGGCGAAGTTGCAAAAACAGGAACAAAAACCGCAACCTTTAGTTGAAGAAGTAGTAGAAAAAGCTCCAGAGAAAGTAGTTGAGAAAGAATTCGTAAAACCAGTACCGCCACCACCTGCTGTTAAACAAGAACAAAAATCCGCACCACTTAAAATACATAAACTCGAGGATACAGATTCAGCGAAACCAGTAAGGCGTTTCCGTTTAGCACCTTGGTTTGCCGCAGCATCTTTTATAGGGATGATGGCAGCAAGTTATTTGGCCAATGACTATTATAATAATTGGCAGCAAGCCGAAGGCAAGATAACCGCTTACCAAAGCGAGAAAAACAAACTAG from Bacteroidota bacterium includes the following:
- a CDS encoding RNA polymerase sigma factor codes for the protein MQKVTLAEEELVALLKQGGREGYDYLYKHYSATLYGIVLRILPHEDQARDALQDTFIKIWKNISQYDATKGRLYTWMANVARNVAIDTLRSKAHQNFQKNQNIEDSVHTLDTLNSNQPKVELIGVRDLVKELKKDQRELINLVYFGGYTQEEAAKEIGIPLGTVKTRIRAAMLTLRNIFTQKEQYN
- a CDS encoding anti-sigma factor — encoded protein: MNITNYISSGYIEGYLFGMLTPDEVLQFDTLLKQSPVLKAEYERVQQSLQGYVEAHAVVPPANMQEQIWAKLQKQEQKPQPLVEEVVEKAPEKVVEKEFVKPVPPPPAVKQEQKSAPLKIHKLEDTDSAKPVRRFRLAPWFAAASFIGMMAASYLANDYYNNWQQAEGKITAYQSEKNKLASEMEAQKASMKTLADENEWFRKPSLKFIKLEGKAISPKSDVIICWDREGKDVMVTYANMPKPPEGKQYQLWAIQDGKPIDLGMIDMNATKKGVAHMKSVAKAQAFAITLEKVGGSASPTLEQMYVFGNI